One Aegilops tauschii subsp. strangulata cultivar AL8/78 chromosome 2, Aet v6.0, whole genome shotgun sequence genomic window, GCTCTTGGCAAAAGAAATTTCATTAGTTCTAAATGTTAAGAGGCCACTCTTGGAGAGGATATCAAGATGCACAGGAGCACAAATTGGCTCATCAATTGAAAATATTGCTTCAGCAAGGCTAGGCCAGTGTGAAATGTTTAAGGTGCAgaaatttctggaatttccatcAGGAAAGCAGACAAACAGGAGATCAACTAAAACATTGATGTTCTTTGAAGGCTGCCCAAGGCGTTTGGGCTGCACGGTAAGTATCTCTCTGCTGTTCCATGCACTATTCAAAATATCGGCCGATATTTAAGTTAACTGCCCAATTAACTGCTACTCGGCACCTAACCGAATCAAATAACCCCTACTCAGCCCATTAACTGGTCCAGCCTATTTATCGGTCCAACAGCCGATAAATGGCCAAATTATCGGGCTGTCCGATCAATTGCTAGATGGGGTATATAGCTTATTTGGTCCAAAATGTAGCCCGTTTCGCCGCCCCACGCTCTAGGTCTGGTCCTCCTGCTTCTCCCAGAGTCTCCTCTCCTCGGTGATCTGTGAAAGGTGATTGGTGATGCACTGATGTGTATGTATGTTGTTGTGCAGCTACCAACCCTTGTCTGCTACTAACGTGTACAATAGCATATTTTgacatctactccctccgttcctaaatataagtctttttagagattccactacaaactacatacggagaaaaatgaatgaatttacactctaaacatgtctatatacatccgtatgtagtttgtagtgaaatctctaaaaagacttatatttaggaacggagggagtagtacattgcatgttgctatgtagcctaggatatATAGATAAGCCCTTATTGACCTACCGATAAATTAGGTTAATAGGCCGATTCGCCGATTAATCGACCGAGCAGCTACCAGTTACCGATATTTATGCTGAACATTGGTTCCATGTACATTTGATTGAAGTTGTGTTGCTAACACCAAGCATAAAACACTTGGTTGATAGATGACCTACAGAGAGTACTAGCTAATAATGTGACAAGTTTTCAGACTGAATTTCTATTTTCTTACACATTTATTATATTTCTAATAAATGTGCCTCAATTTAATTAGGTCTTACTGAGAGGGCCCTGTCGAGAGGAACTAAAAAAAGTTAAGCGTACAGTACAACTTGCAGTCTTTGCCGCCTATCACCTCTCTCTTGAAACATCATTCTTCGCTGACGAAGGCGCAACTCTTCCTAAAGGTCCTTCAAGGCCCGTAATAGAGTTGCCAGATATTCGAGGTGACACAGATTGTTTTGCTGGATCTGCTGGAGTTGGCATGCCTCATAAACTCAAACAAATACAAGGCGATGATTCACGAATGTTTGAGGAAATTTCTGTATCACCTAGATCATTATGTTTGAATGAGGAAGGTGAAAGTGTCGTCTTTGAGCACAGGGAATCTGGATCTCCTGTTGAGCACAGGGAATCTGGATCTCCTGTTGAGCACAGGGAATCTGGATCTCCTGTTGATGATTACTTACCCCATGCAATTGGTTCGTGCGAAGAGAGTAAAATTTCTCCATATTTCCTTGATCTTGATCCAAGAACTTCAGGTATTGTGATGCATTTTCATGACTCTGCTTTGTTTTTCATTGCAAACAATAACCGTCAAGATGTGGTACCAGGGAAGAAATGTCAAGAAGTAGACCATTGGAATCATAAACGACATCATGACTGTCCTGCCGGAGACTGTAATGACCAGAATGAATTTTCTGGTGAATTCTTTGGTACCAATGACAACCATCAGAGCATCTTAGTTTCCCTATCAAGCACTTGCATTCCCAAAAGCTTGGTATGTGAGCGTCCACAGCTCTTCCGCATTAAGTTTTACGGTAGCTTTGATAAGCCACTTGGGAGATACCTCCGGCAAGACTTATTTGATCAGGTACATTCCATACTCATCTGTATGTTGATGTTCATTATCATCATAGTTTTTGAAAATAATGTTTTGTCTATGTCCTTCCTCAGGCATATTGTTGTCCATCATGTAAAGAACCATCAGAATCACATGTAAGGTGCTATATTCATCAGCACGGAAGCTTAACAATTCGTGTTAGGCGGCTTCTGTCTCAGAAGTTGCCAGGGGAGCGTGATGGGAGGATATGGATGTGGCATAGATGCCTCAAGTGCGAACCTAAGAATGGTGTACCACCTGCTACGCGGAGGGTAATTATGTCAGATGCTGCTTGGGGCCTGTCATTTGGGAAATTCCTGGAGCTAAGCTTTTCAAACCGCTCTACTGCTAACCGAATTGCAAGCTGTGGGCATTCTCTCCAGAGGGACTGTCTTCGTTTCTACGGGTACATATCGGCTATATCCCTTACCAATTAAAGTTGTCAATCCTCGAATGAAATCTCAGGTTACCTGCTAATCTATCAGATATGGGAACATGGTGGCCTTCTTCCGATATTCTCCTGTTGATATTCTATCAGTTACCCTCCCCCCCTCCGTATTGTGTTTCAACTGTCGCAGTCCACAAGACTGGACCAAAACGGTGGCAGTTGAGGTAAGTTATTTTCTCGAAATTACCTCACGTTCACTGCCTGCATCCTATGTTTCTGTTTATTTGTTGTGTCCGGGTGAATAATATTATGTCCATGGACTTCTGTTTGAAGATATATGGCAAAATGAAATCCTTACACTGGGAGATATCTGATTTTCTCCATCGCACTGAAAAGAATATTCCAAGTGAGGATGATCCGGTCAAGACAGGTATTCATAGGCAGATaattgagatgaaggatttgctTAAAATGGAAAGAAACGAATGCGAGGTGACGAAATTAGATTTTTTTTTCTTGTTCAAGGGTTACACATGTTTATGTTGATTTTTTAATATATTTTTCCTTTTGCAGATTTTGCTCTTACCTGTTATCAGAGATAGTAATCACCACGTGCAGGCATCAATTGATATTCTGGAGCTCAACCGCTTGAGGCGTGGCCTTATTCTTGATGCTTACCTTTGGGATCGGAGGCTATGTCACATAGATTCACTTATTGAAACAAATGGTTGTGTTTCAAAGAACAATCCTGCTACCGAATTTCTCTTGGACATCAGACTGAAGGAGTGGAAAACAGATTTGCTTGAGGCGGACACAAATATTGGAAAACCCACTTGTTTGTTGCAGTCACCTGGAAGTCCAAGAAAATCTTTGTTATCCAGAGAGGTCTGCTTCAGTGATGACGAGTACAGTATGTCTGGGAAAAAATTGCAGATTGATCTGGTTGATCATCCTGGTGATGATACAGAAGATCTTGACAAGGTCTTCAGCAAATTcaatggagagaaagaatggccATCCACTAGAGCTGCTATTGGTATGGAACCTGTTGAGAGGTTACCCTCACTTGCGTCTATTTTTTCTGATAACATTGATTTAGCATGGACTGGATCCAGTGAGTTACAGTATGATCTTCCACAAGATTTCACCAAAATCGATGAAAATGGATCCCTTAATTTGTTGGATAACCCAGGTTACAAGAATGCCCCTGTTAGAATTCACTCATTTGATTCTACAGTAGCATCCCGTCAGCGAGAACGCACTGGATTAGCTCCTACTTCATTGCATCTATCGTCATTCAGATCTGCTGAGTACTTCGGGGGTTTGACAAGCATCACAAAAGATCCAATGCCAAATATAAGGAGGGCTTGTTCTCAAAGGTCACCTGGGGCCATagagaaattaaatgttattctaACTCGTTCACCCACACATATCTCATCCGCTTCACATATGGTTGATGATGGGGCACGGCTGCTGCTGCCCCAGATTGGCAATGAAGATGTTGTTGTTGCAGTCTATGATGATGAACCCACCAGTATTGTTGCATATGCCATGACTTCAAATGAATATGTGCAGAAAGTCACACGAAAACTAAATTCAACTTCGAGTTTTTCACATCTTCCAAATGCCACCGAGTTAAACCATGGACTTGAACAGTCATTGCCCTCACAAGAAAACAATCTGGATTCTGAGGGAACTCATTTTAAGTTTTCTTTCGACGACGAAACCCCTCTTCCTGCAGATAATGCGAAGTTCTCTGTGATTTGTTATTTTGCAAAGCATTTTGCTGCGCTTAGAGATAAATGCTGTCCAAAAGATATTGATTACATCCGTTCACTAAGTCGCTGCAAGAGATGGTCTGCACAAGGTGGAAAAAGCAATGTTTACTTTGCAAGGACACTGGATGAGAGGTTCATAATCAAACAAGTCACCAAGACAGAGCTGGACTCTTTTGTGGAATTTGCTCCTCAGTACTTCAAGTATTTGATGGAATCCTTGGCCTCTGGTAGCCCAACTTGCCTGGCAAAAATAGTAGGATTATATCAGGTTTGTTGTTGCCTGGCCCatgatgccccccccccccccccccccccccccctctgctAGTTGTAAACACCAAAGAATGTGCCTAGATTTGATTTTGCTGGCTTTGCATCTAATTCAGGTTAATGTCAAGGGCTTGAAAACTGGAAGGGAAGTGAAGATGGATCTAATGGTGATGGAGAATCTTTTCTTTGAAAAAAAGATACCTAGGGTGTATGATCTGAAGGGTTCATTACGCTCTCGCTACACATCCGGTGATAGCAAAGTCTTGTTAGATTCAAACCTCATAGAGGCACTGCATACAAAGCCTATATTTTTAGGGAGCCGAGCAAAGCGAAGATTGGAAAGAGCTGTCTGGAATGATACTTCGTTTCTTGCGGTATGTTATATCTTGTTATGCATGCTGTTTTAACCAATATATATATTGAAGATCTAATGAAACTTCAAGTTCCCACATGATTAGCACCAATTATCCTCTGCCATTTGTACTTTGCTATATATGTCTTCTGTGCGTACTGTTTAACTGACTTGACAGTCTGGGATTTGCATAGGTACAAACTATGCATTTTTCAGCCTGTATGAAAGAACACTGTTTCTGTAATCTTCATCTTCCACACTCTGCATGTCTTGCTTTTAGTTTGCAAATAATGTAGTTACTAACAAGAACCATCCAAGTCTACCAGTCGGCTTTCTGAAATGGTCATGTTAATccaacccttccctcaccttgttatatatttatttatttcgaaaatggtattgcaatatATACTTATTTTGGAGTAATTTTTTTGTGAAAGCCATGTGACTCATAAGCGGCAATTTTAGGAGTTCACGTATTACTGAAAAATGACGGTTGTAATTCTATCTGCTTTGCAGTCGGCGGATGTCATGGATTACTCGCTTCTTGTTGGAATCGACGAGGAGAAGAAAGAACTCGTCATTGGCATCATCGATTACTTGCGCCAATACACCTGGGACAAACAGCTTGAGACTTGGGTGAAGGCCTCTGGCATCCTGGGAGGCCCCAAGAACGAAGCCCCCACCATTATATCCCCGATGCAGTACAAGAAGAGGTTCAGGAAGGCCATGTCCAAGTACTTCCTCACCGTCCCTGATCAATGGACCTCTTAACAACTACTCATAGCGATTAACTAGACCGCCAGAAGCGTTGTGGCAATAGCGAATGTTGCGGTGAGGATCAGCTGATTCATTTTGTACACAGTTGTGGCAATTGGGCTGTAGGCATAGGTAGGATCACCCTCTCCCTGGATACCAAGCATGCTAATTGCAGTGTCCAGCCAAAGATAGGAGGTGTGATCGTTGTACATTGTGACCAACATAGTTACAAGACAAAGTTATCATATAATGCAGAGGAAGGTACTTCTGCTACATCAGGTTGTATGATACTACCCCAAAGTAGAGAAGTGTGCAATATACGAAATAAGTGCATTCATCGGCACACTTACATATCATCTAGACTGATTTTTGCATTGATGGGTCCCAATTGGGTTTTGGCAATTAATAATATGGTAATTAAAAGAATTAATAGTCTATCAGCTTTATTTTAGAAACTCAAGTCTATTTTGATTTTAGAAGCATTAATGGGCCCACTTTTTGTGCTTACTAGTTACAAGTGGTTGGTTGTTTGATGAATAATGGTAATGTAAGTAAGAGAATTAATAGTTTATCAAATTTATCAAGATAGGAGTAGTTCATTTTGATGAGTAGAAGCATTGATGGTGCCCACTTTTTGTGCTTACAAGTTACACCCTttttgttcctaaatataagacgttttgacAGTTTAATTTAATTTGCCAAAACATCTTACATTTAAAACTAGAGGTAGTACAAGTGGTTGGTTCTGTTTGGTGATTAATGATAAGGTAATTCAGAGACTTAATAGTTTATATCAAGTTTACTTTGGAAACTTTAGTTCATTTTGGTGAGTACACACATTAATGATGCCTGCCTTTTGTGCTTACAAGTTACAAAGTGGCTGGTCCTAAAACACATAGATCGTACTACGTCTGTAAACTAATACAAGACTTTTTACACAAATTTGAAAAGTCTTATATTAATTTACAGAGGGTGTATTTATATGACTTTTGTTGATCCACACATACGGCAACTCTACTATCAAGCACGCCTAGCTAGGGATGAACTGATCAAGACAAATATGACAAATCATATGGTATGGTGTAATGATATTGTATAGGCATTACATCCATAATCTATAGACCGGCGAAATGACCAACTCATCTATAACTAATGCTCCACCCAAAGACATCTATCAAAGTATGCATCCTCAAGTATTAAGTAAATAAAACATAACATTGCATTAAGTAAGAGATCGAGGCTGCAGAGATGTTAGGAGAGATTGGGAGGTAGTTCCGGAGGAGGTGCGACCGTCTCGAGAGGGGGAGATCAAGGCTGCAGAGACCTTCACCGGAGGCGGAGAAGATGGCCACAGTGACAAAGATTATAGGGTATTTTGTCGATTACTTTCTTGGGGTTGAACGAACTGGCGAGGCGCAACTAATGGACAAGTTAGTGGGGCGTGTGGTGGCCGTTGGGCGCGCAGATGATGAAGGCCGTGTACAAGATGGATGTTaggagagagatggagagaagaGGAAGGGTATGACATGTAGGTCCATGTGGTCAGTGAGAGAAATGAATGATCCCGCTCAGGGCTGTCCTTCCAAACAAGTCTAGGTTAGGTTTAGGGTTACAATTAAATGGGATCGTTGAGTATAGGGTATGGACATTAGGGATTTAGAGGTCGGGGTTCATTTTTGTCGTCCTCTACAACCTTAAAGGTTTAAAACAAACTTCACTCTTGATAATATATTTCGCTCATCGCATGCCCATCACTGAGAAAACGAGTCAGCTATCTTTTTATCCTGAATGACGAGAATATAACTATAATCTCTTTTTCTCTTATCGTCATCATAATATTTCACTTTTGATTTTTCACCTAAAACGACCAATGGTTAGATGAAGAATTAGAGGGAAACATGCATTAATAAACCATGCAAAACGCCACACATAATCTGACCATAAAGTAGTAATTTGTCAAATAACAAAAAATAACTACGAgaattacatcatatggatcacAATCATATTAGACATCTCCTGTGATCTTTGCATCAAAGGACAAGGAGAGATTGCTGCATAGCTACAACTACAAACTCATAGTCTCCGTCTCTTTGTAGAACTTGAAAAGAAAATGATGTGACATGAGAATAGATCACATTTGACAGCAGGAGATGCCATTAGATAGATTCAGTGGACTACTCACACACGATCATGGGAGAAATAGAGGGGGTCACTGAAGAAGTTTATGATGACGATTCCCCCCTCCACCAGAGTCCTGGAGCAGGGTTGTAGATAAGTTCCTCTTAGACCGCGAACAGTCGACGACATAAAAATTTCATGATGAATATGACACGTCACAAGAGGTATAAACGAGAGTCTAGGTACAAAGAGGTacgaggggggcaccccaagtcCCACATGATGGGCCTGGGCATGCCGCCCATGTTTAGCAGGGTCGTCACCTCCACCCTTATGAACCTACATTTTTTGTTTTGAATTGTCCAAATACCTGAAAGCAACATTATTAAGATAGAAATCCATCGTTTCTGGCactaggttaatatgttagtccaaaaAAGTAACAATATACTGTATAATAGGGCAAAATATAGCATGACGCATTCAAAAATATAGCAATAATGCATTCAAATAAACATAAACAGTTTATCCTCGCCACCTTTAATACTCTTAACGTGCAACTATGCCAACTCATCATGGTACTATGCATGAAAAAAGACCTACTCCAAGGTATCATTGTGAGGCAGCCAGCTGTCTGCTCACCGTGTGATCAATACCCCTGAGATCCGAGCTTTGCTCCCGTGAGGTCAACACCCGAAGGTCCCTAGCTCCATTTAGGAATAAGGTCTGCCACCACCGCGGACAAAGCCAAAATTGGGGGCGTCAGGGGAGACAAGGGAGGAGCCCGGGTGGCAGCTAGGGTTGTAGTCACCCGGTCGCCAAAGAAGGCGACACGGGAGTCGGGCGAAAAAATGACTGAAAGGATAGTAGAGTCATTCGAGAAGAACAAGTATGACACCCCTGTATGGCACAGAGGATTTTTAATAAGTTATTACTCCTTATGTTAACAAATATAAAGATGATTTGGACCACTTACGatttagagcatctacaaccagaCGCTCCATATCTGCCCCAGACGCGTTGGGCAGCCTGCCTGGTCACTGCCTGGGAGGTGATGTACCCCTGCCTCGCTGGACGTGGTGCAGTTCGTCTGGCGCCTGAACCCCGATATGACCCACTCGGTGGCGCGCCATCCCCGTGGGGTCGGGCTCCGAGCCGAAGGTAAATGCCGACGTGGTGTATGGGAAGCACGTCGCGGATGCGAGGCATGTCCGCATGCAAGGCACTGAGCGCAGATGGCCGTGGAGGCGGAGTCGCACGCTGCGGACACGGGGTGTGCCCGTTGTGCAAGGCACCAAGCGGGATGGCCGCGGAAGCTCTTTCGGCCAAGGCCGCGGAGGTGGAGTCGCACGCCCCGGGCCCGTCTGCCCCCGCCACTTCCATCATCGATCTTACGTCCACCAGTGACACACAGACTGGAGATTCCaacgaggaagagtagggcatgggacaCGGCGGCGCCTCGAGTTTCATGAGCCGGTCTGTGTCCCATGTCCTACTTTACCTCGCCGGCAACCGCACCTTCACTCCAAGGGGCTCAGCTGGCCatgtgtaagggcatatttatcccttagtagttttggtgattgatgacaatgcttttgcggactaatcctGTGCAGTGAGCATTTTAGATATTCCATGTCTAagcacaagacgatttggtgcccctcggAGCTTATTGAAGACGGTGTTTCTCTACgattcttttcggtggatttgagttgtacgaaagccgtactattaagagggggtccccgttggaaaggtttgggtggaatcaacacgtacacgtctgttcctttttgcaccacctttcctttggctctttggagcATGCTCCGTCTCTCCGTGTCTCTGCAAAATGAAGGACTCCTAGTGTTGCTGATCTGGGGCATCCGGTAGTACTGCTcttcggagcggtagtaccgcaggctcTTGCAGTAGTACCGCAAGCCCTTCCGGTAGTACCACAGGTgctcacggtagtaccgctccttgggagcggtagtaccgtggccttaGGCCAGGCACAACTGCTCGAGCGGTAGTAGGggtggatgtaattttttacatccacgccctacgcggtagtaccgctccgttggcgcggtagtaccgtgggctCTGGCCGGGCGCAGCAGCATGAGtggaagtaggggcggatgtaattttttacatctgcgccctacgcggtagtaccggtCCAGGCTTGCGGTAGTACTGTGTCAGATTTTTGCATAGATCAAAACTCAACGGAAGTAgtcacggatgtatttttatatatCAGTGCCTTCCCAGCCTAGACTAgtcctgccttgcggtagtaccgcgccagcggttctaccgctccCTGCCTTAGCGCATCTGGGCTGGTTCTAGCCCCTGCCgtgccagcggtagtaccgcagttcttcgcggtagtaccgcgggcccgtgcggtagtaccgcttgtatggtgcggtagtaccgcgtgtcgcaggctgagttggaggataacggttggatttgttctttcactatataaggggagtcttcttctccaagttgactacctcttccatccccaagctccattgttgctctaagctccattttcgctcgatctctctccctagccaatcaaacttgttgattttctagggattggttgaggaggccacgatctacactccaccaagagaaatttgattccccccactaatcccttgtggatcttgttactcttgggtgtttgagcaccctagacggttgagttcaccgtggagccatattccattgtggtgaagcttcgtggtgttgttgggagccttcaattaagttgtggagattgccccaaccttgtttgtaaaggttcggtcgccgcctccaagggaaccaatagtggaatcacggcatctcgcattgtgtgagggcgtgaggagaatacggtggccctagtggcttcttggggagcattgtgcctccacaccgttccaacggagacgtacttcctctcaaagggaaggaacttcggtaacacatcctcgtcttcaccggctccactcttggttattcgttcctttacttgtgcaagcttatctTGTATTACattccttgcttgcttgtgtgcttgtggttgttgcatcatataggttgttcacctagttgcatatctagacaacctactttgatgcaaagtttatattggtaaagaaaagctaaaaaatgttagttgcctattcaccccctctagtcaactatatcgatcctttcaattggtaccagagcctcgtctcttttctaaggactttaccgtccgaagagtataGTTGACTCCGTAGACGGTGAGGAGGAGCACCCCGGTGTGATTCTGTcctcgtctacggccgatgggggaacctcggtctcacgggaggagttcaatgtggctttggacacattgaaaacctccatgatgGCCGAGGTCAAAGGCATGCTTAAGAACTTTCTTGATGGTCTCAAATTATCCACCACACCGTTGGAAGTGgtcgatcccactaacaaggtgacgaatgctaactccgacaagggggaatcTACTAGTGAGAAAGTTCCTGTGTCTAGTGGTAGAAATGGTAGTGGCAtttttgcccatgtggaacctcctattacttatggaggacctattccctccactcatttaaatcatgcCGGCCCTCCTCCTGatattgtgaaaaatgaggattttgacgctcgggtctatcgctttaaacgtcatttaaatcatgttaatgaaggaaatatgccctagaggcaataataaatttattatttatttcctcatatcatgataaatgtttattattcatgctagaattgtattaatcagaaacataatacatgtgtgaatacatagacaaacatagtgtcactagtatgcctctacttgactagctcgttgatcaaagatggttgagtttcctagccatagacatgagttgtcatttgattaacgggatcacatcattaggagaatgatgtgattgacttgacccatttcgttagcttagcacttgatcgtttagtttactgctattgctttctccatgacttatacatgttcctatgactatgagattatgcaactcccgaataccggaggaacactttgtgtgctaccaaacgtcacaacgtaactgggtgattataaaggtgctctacaggtgtctccgatggtgttcgttgagttggcatagatcgagaataggatttgtcactccgattgtcggagaggtatctctgggccctctcggtaatgcacatcactataagccttgcaagcaatgtgactaatgagttagttatgggatgatgcactacataacgagtaaagagacttgccggtaacgagattgagctagatattgagataccgatgatcgactctcgggcaagtaacataccgatgacaaagggaacaacgtatgttgttatgcggtttgaccgataaagatcttcgtagaatatgtaggagacaatattagcatccaggttccgctattggttattaaccggagacgtgtcttggtcatgtctacatagttctcgaacccgtagggtccgcacgcttaacgtttggtgacgatcggtattatgagtttatgtgttttgatgtaccgaaggtagttcggagtcccggatatgatcacgggcatgacaaggagtctcgaaatggtcgagacataaagatcgatatattggacgattatatttggacatcggaatggttccgggtgagatcgggaatataccggagcaccgggaggttacaggaaccccccgggaggtatatgggccttattgggccttagtggaaaagaggggaaaggagcaaaggagggggcgccccccctaagcccaatccgaattgggaggggggccgcccccctttccttcctccctccttccctttccttccctctcctactccaacttggaaaggggggaatcctactcccggtgggagtaggactcccctagggcgtgccatagagagggccggccttccccctcctccactcctttatatacgggggagggggcaccccatagacacacaagttgatcattgatctctcttagccgtgtgcggtgcccccctccaccataatcacctcggtcatatcgtagcggtgcttaggcgaagccctgcgtcggtaaacttcagcatcaccatcatcacgccgtcgtgctgacgaagctctccctcgaagctctactgcatcgtgagttcgtgggacgtcgccaagctgaacgtgtgcagtccgcggaggtgccgtaaCTTTGGTGctgggatcggtcgatcgtgaagatgtacgactacatcaaccacgttgtcataacacttccgcttacggtctacgagggtacgtagacaacactctcccctctcgttgctatgcatcaccatgatcttgcgtgtgcgtaggaatttttttgaaattactacgttccccaacagtggcatccgagccaggtttatgcgtagatgttatatgcacgagtagaac contains:
- the LOC109741036 gene encoding putative 1-phosphatidylinositol-3-phosphate 5-kinase FAB1C isoform X1, whose translation is MGVVEFSVLGAVQKFRSLITGSTPAADEEARQASAPPSPATPPRSGGVSPVDSPPPAARSGGRRAIALRRQISSPQPLRCYPVSGTGFHGCRRADGEENDGPGKFFTPGNDCLNDLSDTDSVSELNRSMTLSPLESPTWMVWQNGGTRTSRTNGRFSLDSLEHGTKTIAESSGESDTNKHQVDFDANIWRPPPPEDEGDDAESRVFGFDDDDDDDDGVEESSNLLALGCFSTNKTVGADMITDIAHTEGLRNAVLGHFRALVAQLLNGEGISVGNDDGCISWLEIVSSLSWQAASYVRPNTKKGGSMDPTDYVKVKCIASGDPTDSNLVRGVVCSKNLKHKRMMSEHRNAKLLILGGALEYQRVTNKLASIDTILEQEKEHLRTIVRNIESLQPNVLLVEKSVSSYAQELLAKEISLVLNVKRPLLERISRCTGAQIGSSIENIASARLGQCEMFKVQKFLEFPSGKQTNRRSTKTLMFFEGCPRRLGCTVLLRGPCREELKKVKRTVQLAVFAAYHLSLETSFFADEGATLPKGPSRPVIELPDIRGDTDCFAGSAGVGMPHKLKQIQGDDSRMFEEISVSPRSLCLNEEGESVVFEHRESGSPVEHRESGSPVEHRESGSPVDDYLPHAIGSCEESKISPYFLDLDPRTSGIVMHFHDSALFFIANNNRQDVVPGKKCQEVDHWNHKRHHDCPAGDCNDQNEFSGEFFGTNDNHQSILVSLSSTCIPKSLVCERPQLFRIKFYGSFDKPLGRYLRQDLFDQAYCCPSCKEPSESHVRCYIHQHGSLTIRVRRLLSQKLPGERDGRIWMWHRCLKCEPKNGVPPATRRVIMSDAAWGLSFGKFLELSFSNRSTANRIASCGHSLQRDCLRFYGYGNMVAFFRYSPVDILSVTLPPSVLCFNCRSPQDWTKTVAVEIYGKMKSLHWEISDFLHRTEKNIPSEDDPVKTGIHRQIIEMKDLLKMERNECEILLLPVIRDSNHHVQASIDILELNRLRRGLILDAYLWDRRLCHIDSLIETNGCVSKNNPATEFLLDIRLKEWKTDLLEADTNIGKPTCLLQSPGSPRKSLLSREVCFSDDEYSMSGKKLQIDLVDHPGDDTEDLDKVFSKFNGEKEWPSTRAAIGMEPVERLPSLASIFSDNIDLAWTGSSELQYDLPQDFTKIDENGSLNLLDNPGYKNAPVRIHSFDSTVASRQRERTGLAPTSLHLSSFRSAEYFGGLTSITKDPMPNIRRACSQRSPGAIEKLNVILTRSPTHISSASHMVDDGARLLLPQIGNEDVVVAVYDDEPTSIVAYAMTSNEYVQKVTRKLNSTSSFSHLPNATELNHGLEQSLPSQENNLDSEGTHFKFSFDDETPLPADNAKFSVICYFAKHFAALRDKCCPKDIDYIRSLSRCKRWSAQGGKSNVYFARTLDERFIIKQVTKTELDSFVEFAPQYFKYLMESLASGSPTCLAKIVGLYQVNVKGLKTGREVKMDLMVMENLFFEKKIPRVYDLKGSLRSRYTSGDSKVLLDSNLIEALHTKPIFLGSRAKRRLERAVWNDTSFLASADVMDYSLLVGIDEEKKELVIGIIDYLRQYTWDKQLETWVKASGILGGPKNEAPTIISPMQYKKRFRKAMSKYFLTVPDQWTS